A region of the Callithrix jacchus isolate 240 chromosome 10, calJac240_pri, whole genome shotgun sequence genome:
gagacTGAGATTTATGGTAAGGAACTGAGAAATGACTCCCCAGATTATGCAGGCTGACAGTCCTAAGATCTGCAGCGGGctgctggagacccaggagagcagaTGCAGGAAAAGACCGATGTGCCATTGCCAAAGCAGTCAGGCAGCCGGAAGTCCCTCTTGCTTGGGGGAAGGTCAGCCTTTGTGTTCCACTCAGACCCTCAACTGACTGGTCAGAGCCCATCCCAGGTAGCAGGGCCCCCTGCTTTCCTCAATCTGTGGATTTCAATGTTCGTCTGATCCAGAAACAGcctcacaggcacacccaggaTCATGTTTGACTgaatatctgggcaccctgtggcccCATCAGAGTAACCACCCCATCCCCCATGGGGATTGTCCCGTTCTGTGATCCCCTCACCCAGGTGTGAGGGCTTGCACAGGTCTCACCAGAGTGCCTGCCAAAATGTGGACATTCCTCTGTCTGAGAAGTGAAAATGGTAGTTGGGCGTAGTTCTTGCATTTGCATTCTTTTCATTGTAAACtgagggcaggcatggtggctgtccccataatcccagcactttgggagagtgaggctggaggatctcttgagcccaggagtttgagaccagcctgggcaagatagcaagaccccatctctacaaaaattagctgagtgtggtggtgtgcacctgtagtcttagctacctgggaagctaaggtaggagatcacctgagcccaggaggttgaggctgcagtgagctgtgatggcaccactaaGCTGAGCATCTCTTTATAAATGTGtgggccatttgtatttctttttcagtatACTATTTATACAGTTTgccctgctgaggcaggagaattgcttgaacccaggaggcagaggttgcagtgagccgagtttgggccattgcactccagcctgggtaacaagagcgaaactcgatctcaaaaaaaagcaaaattattgaGACATAGTTCACCCTCTAAAGTAtatttcaatggtttttagtatattcaaatTAATGTGCAACCATgatcacaatcaattttagaaaattttcatcacctgttggaaatagatgttgTAAATAGATGCTTAGTGccacacagaaaaattagctCCGAGACCAAGGATCTTTCAGCCACACATGTCCCAGCCCttcactgcttttacctgtttagaaaagttttaagttgtcagccaatcgggttttagtttagatggtgaggtctggctccagccaatggagaccagacacagcagtaaggacgaccccaaatgggtgaaggataaatgtgtgtgtttccccttgttctttgtactctcatggcaagatggctagtgagggtgcccttcctgcagcccGGGAAGTAAAAATCGCGTTGCTGAAGGATGCTTTGTCTCAGGGCTGATTTTTCTCTGTggcaccgagcatctatttccagCATTACCCAAAGAGAAACCCTGCACCATTAGTAATCACTTCCCATTTCCCCAACTCTCCCAGCTCCCGGCAACCATTAAGATACTTTGAGTCTCTGCGGAGttgcctcttctggacatttcacacaAATGGAATTGTACAATGTGggatcttttgtgtctggcttctctgcGTAATGCTTCCATCCGGGTTGTAGCATGGATTGGAACTTCACTCCTTTTcctggttgaataatattccactgtgtggagAGACAATGTGTGGGGTCTCCATTCAGCTGTGGATGGACGTTTGTGTTGTTTCCACTCTGGCTATTATGAGTAATGATCGCTACACGTCTGTGCACAAGCTTTTCTGTGTACATATGTTTCCAATTCTCTTGGAGTAGAACTGCTGGAATTTATTTCAGGAATTGCCAgagtgttttccatagtggctgtactattttacattcccaccagcagaagCAGGGCCACTATTAGGGCCCCacttcctccacatcctcaccactcTTATTACCTGGAGCTTGGATTAGAGCCACCCGCGTGGGTGTGAAGGGGATTTCATTATGCCTTCGAGTTGCATTTCCCAATAACTAACCAgttcagttttgctctgtcgcccaggctggagtgcagtagcatgatcttggcccaccacaacctctgcctcctgggttcaagtgattctcctgcctcagcctcctgagtagctgggctggGTGAAAGTTCCTGTAGGGTCTGTGTGCCCTGAGAAGGGAGACTGTTCCTTTCACCCTCTAAGTGCCAAGTGGAATGTCCCAGATGGAGTAGCTGATCAGATTTCTATACAAGCCATTTGATGCCGGCTTTGCGATGTACAGAATATGTTTCTACTGGACAAGCCCATCGCCCACGTCATGGAagatgcctggctaatgtttgtatttttagtgcagacgggatttcaccatattggtcaggctggtctcgaactcctgacctcgagtgatccacacacctcagcctcccaaagtgctgggattataggaatcaGTCACCACGCTCAGCCAATTTGCAGCAAAATTTGAACTGTCCATACCCTTAGGCCCCCCAATTTCTAGTCTGGGTCTTATCAAGTGAATGATTCTAAAGATCTTATCTGCAGCTCCTCGGTACCCTTAGAGCCCAAATCCAAGTGAGACTCCACAGTTACCGGCCAGCCCCTACATGGCCTGGCCCCTCTAGGAACCCATCCCTGTCCTCATTGCTTCCCCAGCACCTGCAGCCATGCTGGTCTTGCTGTTCTGGGAATCAGCCGAGCTTCCTCCCACCTTGAGACCTTGGCACACGAGGCTCTCTCCATCTGTGGTCTCTGCATGGAGGGGAGCATGCCTCCTGTCCTCAATGATCCAGTCTCTGCAAATGTCCCCACGCTGAGTGCCCGACCAAACCCTTTCCTCCAGAGTGCCAGGGATGCACATGGCACAACCACTGGAAAATCAAAGGAAGTTGATGCCTATTTCATGTCAGACAGAAGAATACAATTCACACGGATCCAAGTGTGGGTCAAGACATCCAGGGGGAGACCTATGTCaattctagctaaataattataagcttgcttGGCTCAGAATACACTAAAGTTTATACACCGAACTAAACTGTATTATTGGTGCtgttaattagaaatcaagcgGGAGACCGgtagcggctcacgcctgtaatccaagcactttggaggccaaggcaggtggatcacctgaggtcgggagttcaagagcagcctgaccaacatagtgaaaccccgtctttatttaaaaaaaaaaagaaagaaatcaagaggcaacaggaggcctaaggtaaagaccacTCAAGAAAGCAGTGACACTGGGGAACACCTCGGGGTGGCTGCAGAGCACAGAATACTGCTCTGGTCCCGCAAATACCTTCTCAACATGGAGACTGTGTAAGCGTCTCGTAAAGAAGGCTTATGCAAAGATGTCTGAGAAGGGAGGCggcctctgctcacaagatctgggagggtctttgcagatgggagctggcaaggaggagaaaagccttgcagggcagagatcacaGAACGCCTCAGGGTCTGTCTGGGTTCTCGGAATacggaatgatttttttttttttttttagagactgggtttcttcatgttggtcaggctggtcttgaactcctgacctcaggtggtccaccggccttggcctcccaaagtgctgggattacaggtgtgaaccaccgcacccggctctttctctctcttaactCTTGCCAGCCACCGTGGGATGACTcagcaagaagaccctcaccagatgccagcaccttgatcttggacttcccagcctccagaaccatgagccaaatacatTTCTACTTATTATATGTTACCCATCGGTGGCATTCTCTTACAGCAGCATAAAATGGACTAAGAAAGTAGGGGAAACATTGCCCAGTGAGACCCATAATATAATCAGGTAAAAGAGAAGCAGCCACTTCACGTAAAGCCTGCTCAAACACTCTGTTCTTCCTGCAGACTTTTACCTTAATTCCATCAACCCTTGCCTTCCTAGCTGCAGTCTCCAGTAGGACTTTAATAGCAGGTTCTGGCTTTACAATACTAGGTGTAAGggcttttaggctgactgacagCGCCATGGATGCCATGTTAACCACTGTGACctgagttcctggaaaatctaaagtaaaatcttttatgaacaagcaagtactcagagattttattaccaccaggcctgctttacaagagcttctgaaagaagcattacacatagaaaggaacaaccttCTCTTCTACAAAAGGCTTTGGGTCCCCACTAGGGGATTGACTCAAGGGACCCTGGTCCTTTTATCGATTTTTATCTTGATTAACCTGGCTATcataccaggcaatttcagatCATATTTCTCATTGTGATCTTTGCCTCTGACTTAAAAATTCTCCAAACTGAGATAAATATTGCAAACATGTTTGGAGGCCTGTCATGTGGGCACCAGCAAAGGCTCTCTTTGGCCCACTCAACCTTCCATAGTGTTCTATTaagacctttttttctttcagagacggggtctggctgtgttgcccagactggagtgcagtggctattcacaggtgcgatcccactactgatcagcatgggagttttgacctgctctgtttccgacctgggccagttcacccctccttaggcaacctggtggtcccctgctcccgggaggtcaccatattgatgcccaacttagtgcagacacccgatcggcatagcgcactacagcccagaactcctgggctcaagagatcctcccacctcagcctcccgagtagctgggactacaggcacctgccaccacacctggcaaaccCTTTGTTTTAACCCATAATGTTCATGCCATTCATCTCATTTTTTGATAATCCTCTAAAGATGTCCACCCTGCTGGGAATGGTCCTGTgactctcctctttcttttcctctagtTTTTGTACCCTTATAtgtttcctttattcatttgattttgtgtgtgtgtgtgtgtgtgtgagtgtgtgtgtgtgatggagtctctgtcacccaggagggagtgcagtgacaaaatgtcagctcactgcaacctctgcctctaagttcaagcaattctctcctgcttcagcgtcctgagtcactgggattacaggtgcctgccacccaggcacacccagataatttgtgtgtgtgtgtgttttaataacAAAGCCAGGTTTATTACTCTGGGTTAAACCTGTGGAGGCAGGACCTGGGAAGGGGCATGGGGACAGTTCTCAGTACGCTAAGATCTGCTGATCGTCTGCCCATGGGCCAGGCCCCACTGAAGTTCTAGGTGAGGCCCAGAGCTGGGGGACAGGGTCCTCTTCCTGAGACTGCAGCTTGTGGGATCACTGCAATGTCTCATCATAAAGGTGGGGGGTAGGGTGTTGGCCTGCACTGGGCCAGCGTCCTCAGGAAGGTCCCTTGTTGGAGGAGGCGGTGGCAGCTGCCCTGTTCTTCTTGGCCGGGTCCTTCAGCAGTGCCAGCTTCTTGGGCAGGCTGCTGCTGGCTTTCGTCCTCACATTCTGTTCGGTCTTCAGATCCCGACTTCTAGGTTCTgcaatcctacctactcaggaggctgagacggaaggattgcttgaatccaggaggctgaggctgccacAGTGAGCCGtaatggggccactgcactccagcttgggcaacagttaGACACTTCCCAAGCTTCTGCTGCCGCACGACACGCGCCTTCTTGGGAGTGATAACACGACCGCCTTTCCTCGGGCCCCGATTCTTTTCAGAGGCCACCGCTGCCGTCTTGCTCTTTGCTGGCTTGTGTGCCTGGAACTTGCACTGTCCCTGTGCCATGTTCCGGCATGCAgcgcttttctgtgtttttagtagagatggggtttcaccatgttggccaggctggtctcaaactcctgacctcatgtgatctgcccgcctcagcctcccaaagtgctgagattacagtatctttttttttttggagacaaggtctctctcactctgtcacccaggctggagtccagtggtgcaatcatggctcactgcacagacttgacctcctgggctcaagcaagtctattgcctcagcctcctgagtagctgagactacaggtgcattcctgccaccatgcctggctgatgttttttaatctacatttttttgtagagatggggtcttcctatattccccaggctggtcttgaactcctgggctcaagccatcctcctgcctcggcctcccaaactgctggagttacagacatgagccattgtacctggctaCTTAATTTCTTAATAACCTTTATCTTTGAGTTTTTTGTAGCAGGAGTGGCCACGGGAAACAGATCTCTCGGAcactgaatacaggaggaaggagtttatttggctgggagcaaggtggcatagttgcctaacagccaagctcccctaacaaaggaTGGTTCCGTCTTTATATAAGGCTTGTACTTTAGATGTTACgtgtggaagaatcttaggtttatagcttaacatatgaaaagggtcttgGTTTACAggctcaggaattacatatgaaaagagttttagtttacagtcttaggaatgaaaagggggggttgatctgagatgcctgggtctccctcttcattTTGACTCTTCTCCCCTCTGCCTTTCCctttattaattaatttgtttttattattatctgtAAGACCCCCAAGGTGAAACTGAGAGCAAATTTGATAACATTTCTTGGACTGTTGCTGGATTTTACAGCACTGAGGTCACATGAGGTGCCCATGCAGAACGTGCCCCTTACACAGGGCATCTTCCATGACGTGGGCGATGCGCTTGTCCAGTAGAAACATATTCTGTTCATCACACAGCTGGCATCAAATGGCTTGTGTACAAATCTGATCAGCTACTCCATCTGGGACATTCAACTTGGCACTTAGAGGGTGAAAGGAACAGTCTCCCTTCTCAGGGCACACAGATCCTACAGGGACTTTCACCCAGTCCAGCAGTCCAGCTGTCCCCTCGGGAGTCACCTTCTGCGTGTCTGAATCAGGTACAGCTCCCCATGATTGTCTCACAGTGAGCTGCAGGTGCTGTGTCAGCCAAACACACTCTTCCACCCTGCGCCATTTGAAACTGAAGACACTGCTCCCAAATCAGTTACTGCTAGAATCCCTGTCCCTAAAGGCTCCCCAGGAAGCCAGTGACATGCAGCGGCACAATGCAACCTCCACACTCTGCACCTGGTTTCGGCCGTTGCTTGGTTTGGTCCTCTCCCTGTGGACGGCCTTCTTCGTAACCAGAGGTCTCAGAGACACTGTTGTTCCTGAATAATTCTGCCCTTGGGAGTCAGCTTGAGGCTAGCGGCTCATCGTTCCAAAGGCCACCAGGACGGGCAGATAGCAGGAAGTATAGCTGGATTGGTGAGATCAGCTTGCAAATCAGGAAGAGATCCTCTCTGGTGTGGACTGAAGGTTTGCTGTCTTCCAAGAGGGAAGGGGCAGGTGGGGCTGATGCCTTGTGGGGCCTCTGTCACACAGAGAGTCACACGGATTCAGCAGGTTTGGAGGAAGAGCTGTATCTGTTCATAAGGGGGGTTGAGTGTATGTGCAATGGGTAAACATGCTCGTAACATACATATTCCATGTTCACTTTGGGGTGGAGCTCTAGCCTTAAAATGAGGTGGAATTTGGCTTTTTACATCAACATGTGAGctatgaggctgggtgtggtggctctcgtctgtaattccagcactttgggaggctgaggtggggggattgcttgaggctgggagttcaagactggcctgggcaatataacaaaaccctgtctctacaacaaaaaataaaaaaattaaaaattaaaaagaaaaagtgcaaggctgggcacagtggttcacacctgtaatcccagcgcttttggaggccaaggggggcagatcattgaggttgggagtttgagacaagcctggccaacatggtgaaaccctatttctactaaaaatacaaaaattaactgggtgtggtgccaggtacctgtagtcccagctactcgggaggctgaggcaggagaattgcttgaacccaggaggcggaggttgcagtgagccaagatcgtgccatcgcctttcagcctcccaactgtACGTAAAAAAGTTTCtctttggccgggcacagtggctcatgcctataatcccagcactttgggaggccaagacaggtggatcatgaggtcttgatctcttgaccatcctggtcaacaaggtgaaaccccatctctactaaaaatacaaaaattagctgggcatggtggtgcgcacctgtagtcccagctactcgggaggctgaggcaggagaattgcttgaacccaggaggcggaggttgtggtaagccgagatcgtgccattgcactccagcctgggtaacaagagcaaaactccatctcaaaaaagaaaaaaaaaaaagaaagaaaagtttaaagttaTTAGCcagtcgggttttagtttagattgtgaggtctggctccagccaacagagagcagacacagcagtaaggacgaccccaaatgtataagggataaatttgtgtgttttcctttgttcattgtccTCCTGTGGCAAGATGGTTagcgagggtacccttcctgcagtccaggaagtaaaaactgaGTGGCTAAAAGACCctctgtctcagtgctgatttttctttgtggcactgaaTGTCTATTTCCAAGACTGACAGAACCACCatcggagaaaaaaaaaaaaaaaagagaggaagggtaTGGAGGGCATGGTCACATTCTTTTGAGGTTTTGGTGAGCATTTACTGAATCCACAGGTTGCATGTGAAAAGGCGGAGGTAGGGGAAGGATCCAGTATCTATTCTTCTGGAGCTGAGTAAAACTGCACTTTACATAAGATAAAtacagagaggagaaagaagtggAATCTGCATTGAGCTGGGTGGTGATGGGGAGGCTGCTCCTGGTCTCCTCTCGTGCCTTGCTGGTGAAGATAAGCTGTTAGCTGACATTGCCAGGGTGGCCTCTCTCCTCCTGTGGCCTCTTATCTTACTGCTCTGtgttaggaacaaaaggaaaggcaggtttgtgttacttgacttcaaatttcattttcctttcacaattcTGACACCAATTTGGGGAAAACGCACTGTGTTTCTCTACTTCTGACACCAGATGTGGGTGTTTATTTCCACACCAAGCAGTTCTCCAAATACCAGCCGGGTAGTTCTACAATTTCATCCTGTGCTGACCCTGTCGACCTGGCATCAGCACCGACCCCACTGGTGAAGCTCAGTCCCACAGACCGCACCCGATTCGGATGCCAATCCCAAGTCCAAGCTCAGGCCTCCAGTACTGCCTGTCAGTTGGGGGTTCTCATGACACTCCCCTAATGGTCCATTGTTTGCTAGagtagctcacagaactcagaacaCTTCAGGGATTTATGTGGGTAACCCCGATGTGGGCACCCAGGAAGGAAAACTGTGCAAACCCCAGGCACAACTAGTGCCTGaaaaatatcttagtttatagtgttattactcagctatttcctttttttttttttttttctgagagctttgctcttgttacccaggctggagtgcaatggcgcaatctcggctcaccacaacttctgcctcctgggttcaggcaattctcctgcctcagcctactgagtagctgggattacaggcacgcaccaccacgcccagctaattttgtgtatttttagtaaagagggggtttcaccatgtggaccaggatggtcacgatctcttgacctcgtgatccacctgcctcggcctcccaaagtgctgggtttacaggcttgagccaccgtgcctggcctcagctatttcctttatatatccttcacatataatcatatattagtttatagaattagtgcctgaagtataacttactgcttacatatatctacTTTATATAATAGTACTTAATGCTTATATCTAGCGtacttagttctatataatctttctttttttttttttgagatggagtttcactcttgttacccaggctggagtgcaatggcgtgatctcggctcaccgcaacctccgcctcctgagttcaggcaattctcctgcctcagcctcctgagtagctgggattacaggcacgcgccaccgtgcccagctaattttttgtatttttagtagagacggggtttcactatgttgaccagaatggtctccatctcttgacctcgtgatccacccacctcggcctcccaaagtgctgggattacaggcatgagccaccgcgcccggccagttctatataatctttctatataatcatgtagGTGCTGCAGTCGGAGCTGTaccgacacatttagtgctgatttacagaatccttccatataaccacatggtagtttgtagtaggaggaatgcctagagcagtcacagaacaggagcagtacatgggaaaacagccagaccaggacgagaaccaaagacccaggcggtggcgtccctgcctgaaagggcacacGCTGTatgcaggcttggagcaagagcctctcctcatGATAAAGGAGCTGTAGCACCTGCATCCAGCTCCTGTGGAAAgtcggcctcaggcctgagatcctggaagtaaccgagggagaagaacccctgtggtgtgaccagtcacggcggctgtacaccctgtcagccTTTTCTCGATTCTGTGCTATCTCagatcatcctcccataaatatcttaagagcacaagtctgtcagctcccactgcactggcttacagtatccttctattagaaatcctttgaagtctccagcccccagataagaagagTTACGCGCGACACctgctgcacacagcccacctccttgcctcggtgacctaatgggggtggaccccttttctgtacatggCCCCCTactgcccacctctctgcccagagaacataatggggtggccccctcgATTGTGACTCAGGTGATTATGTCTGCCCTatcactaagcctatagatgatgacctcactcacaACCCTGtcccctgcttgtacctaataaatacagaagctggccgggcacggtggcgcacgcctgtaatcccagcactttgggaggccaaggcgggtggatcacgaggtcaagagatcgagaccatcctggtcaacgaggcgaaaccccgtctctactaaaaatacaaaaattagctgggcatggtggtacgcgcctgtagtcccagccactcaggaggctgaggcaggagaattgcttgaacccaggaggcggaggttggggtgagctgagatcctgccattgcactccagtctgggtaacaagagcgaaactctgtctcaaaaaaaaaaaagaaaagagagattctcctgcctcagcctcccgagtagctgggattacaggcatgcagcaccacacttggctaatctttgtatttttagtagagacggtgttttaccatgttggtcgggctggtctcaaactcctgacctcgtgatctgcccgcctcggcctcccaaagtgcggggattacaggcgtgagccaccgggcccagcctgtGCGGTTCAATTTCTTCAAGTATAAGATGTGAAAAGTCCCAGAGCCCGTCACGGGGCGCTTACTAGGAAGGGGGTGAGGTGAATTGCATAGGTTGTGGCTGGCCCAGTGCTCTGCACACAGAAATGCTCAGCAAACATCACTGTGAGCTCCTTCAGCACTCAGGGACCTTCCTACTCCCCTGGACCCGGAAGCACTGGGCACCACactctgttccttttttcttttctttttctttctttctttctttcttttagacatgtctcactctgtcgcccaggctggtgcagtggtgcactcttggttcactgcaacctccatcccccaggctcaagggatcctccctcctcagcctcccgagtagctgggactacagatgtgcaccaccacacctggctaattaaaaaaaatttttttagagtacAAGTCTCCctaagttgtccaggctggtctcgaactcctgagttcaagaggcCCAcgtgcttcagcttcccaaagtgctgggattacagtgtgagccaccgtgcctggccttttcctctttttttttttagtttttatttttgagacagagttttgctcttgttgcccaggctggagtgcaatcacgtgatctcggctcaccacaacctccgcctcccaggttcaagcctttctcctgcctcagcctcccaagtagctgggattacaggcctgcgccaccatgcccagataattttttgtatttttagtagagatggggtttctccattttggccagtctcatgtggaactcctaacctcaggtgattgtcccaccttggtctcccaaagtgctgggattacaggcatgagccaccacacccagctatttttaaaattttattgcactgtggtttgtatttttatttttgagacagagcttcattcttgtccagtctggagtgcaatggctcgatttcagctcattgcaacctctacctcccaagttcaagcgattctcctgcctcagcctcccgagtggctgggattcaggcatgcaccacaatgctccgctaattttgtatttttagtagagatggggtttctccatgttgatcaggctggtctcgaactcctgacctcaagtgatccacctgcctcagcctcccaaggtgctgggattaggggcatgagccaccacgcctggcttccttttttgttttgaaacaaacaaggtcttactttgtcacccaagctggagtgcagtggggtgaacgcagcttactgcagcctcgctctccctggctcaagcgatcctccctcctcagcctcccaagtagctgaaccTATagttgtgtaccaccatgccaggctaacttttgtatattttatagttatgaggtttctccatgttgcccaggctggtcttgaacccctgagctcaagcgatccacccatctcggcttcctgcagtgctgggattgtaggtgtgagcccctgtgcccagctttCTGTGTTCCTTTGTCTACTCAGGGCAAGGACTGCATCCTCTCaccctttgcccatttcttcTTTGCCCTGATGATTCCATGGCAGGCCTCGAgtcatgtgattttatttttattattattttttgagacggagtttcactgttgttacccagactggagtgcaatggcgtg
Encoded here:
- the LOC100403468 gene encoding leydig cell tumor 10 kDa protein homolog isoform X1; amino-acid sequence: MAQGQCKFQAHKPAKSKTAAVASEKNRGPRKGGRVITPKKARVVRQQKLGKCLTVAQAGVQWPHYGSLWQPQPPGFKQSFRLSLLSR
- the LOC100403468 gene encoding leydig cell tumor 10 kDa protein homolog isoform X2, which codes for MAQGQCKFQAHKPAKSKTAAVASEKNRGPRKGGRVITPKKARVVRQQKLGKCLTVAQAGVHRDLKTEQNVRTKASSSLPKKLALLKDPAKKNRAAATASSNKGPS